AAAATATGCAACCATGTCCCACTGATTAAATATCCAAGCTAGCCAAGAAGCACCAATAAGGACATGAGTACAAAAAGGAAATGGACACGAGATAACAATTTAGAAAGTAATGCAAATGTAGATAGGGCATACATTCAATAAAAAACATTATACTTTATACAAGTTCTGTTAGTAGTGCTCATTAACGTATTAATagaaaaactgaaaatataaaaagtactACTAATCCAATATGGGGATGCCATTCAGAATATATACTTTATTGAAAAGTTCTTTTATGTGCTCAGACATGTCTATCACATATTTAACACAAGAAAATTGAATCCAGAATGTATCCTTGACGGGTCCCAGAATAAAGATGATAACAAATTAAGATACGCCATTTGCTGTGTCCAACATGTATCCTAGAGTGTTAGGCATAGATACAGCACAAAATAAAACAACCGTGTTTCCTAACATGCcagtgacaaaataaataaataacgaGCATTATAATGGTATATTCAACAAGAATTCAATGAGCAAGCGCCtgaagtaaaattaaaaagcaaTCAAGTGCATAAGGATCTGCCCATTTGAGGGCCTAGGAAGAGTCATAGGCTGTTTCCTTGAAGAACCTACAATTTTCCAATTCCAAACTTAGCTCCATTTACTTATTTTCTGTTCCTGTTTTTTCCAGTTTTTTCCCCCTTCATACGTTtcatcttttctttccttccttttacATATCCAAGGCACATGTATATCACTGAGAAGTGCAAGAAACTAAAGGATAACAGAGGTACAATCGAGAGTCCCAAGAAAATCCCAATACCCTCGAAGGGGGAATGAATGTGTAGTTACCAATACAAACCTAGATAGAAGcatttcaaacaccaaaagcAATGGAAATACAAGTGAAATTAGGTTGTAAGCCTTTGATCCATCAAAGCAGATATCTAAGCAACAGAGCCAAGAAAAAAACTTAAAGATAGTTGGAGACAGAGACCTAAAGCACTAGTGTGTGCACTTTTCATCTTCTACCACAAGTTCTATTGATTTCTCGTGCAACATACTttaataatatcttccatgcataatctatatatttttatatgagaagTACACGTAGAATATAGATTGCATGGATGTACAATGAGAAAGACATTAGTCCAGGACTCCAGGTAACTTGTGAAGAGAATGTGTTCGGGAATCCTTGTTGAATAGCAAAAATTTATCACGATAAGCTGCAAGAAATCTAATCTTTAGGCTTTAGCCAAGTCCATTAATATTCAAATTAAACCTCTATATGCACATTCCCACACAAAACTGCATCCAAATGCCCACAACACCGACCCAGTCAAGTCTCCCgcgaaaaaaaacaaaagaataccCACAAAGATTTCGATAAACATAAGATTTTACCGGAGTTCACCATATGCAACCCAAACACACCCCACAAGAATGAAATTcaattgaaaattgattttcaaaacatGCGATACGAGACAAACATTTGATCAGACGGTGACAAGAGCCCGACAGCTTAAGAACATGAATTAGAAATACGTAACTGAAAGAAATAcgcaaagaagaaaaagaaattatctTCGGATTGAGAGGTTCCGACCTCGGCAACCAAACAGGATTTAGAGGAGAAACAGGACACAGAATCAACAGATAAATGCACGAGTATAACAACTGGAATGAAAGGAAGGAGATACGATAGACGAAGGTCAATCACTTACCTCTAGAACTACGGCGATGCATGATTACCAGATTGATGAAGCAGCGATAACTAGCTATAGAAGATAGAAATATGCAGAGTTTCAGAGACTTaaaagggagggagggagagcgCAGCATCAAGAAacgtggagagagagagagaggggagagagagagagagagcattatGGGCTGAAATCAGGTGTGAACGATTTTCTGTGCGATCGATATACGGACGGCGTCGTGGGCGTGACGTATCCGATCACAACTCGAATCTTCCTGATAATTCTTGTCGTGACAACTATGGTTGCTCATTCGATCtcattttaattgatttttcatttttaatataatttttcccaaaaatttgcatattatatatataataactaattttgggtcttttttattattttagttctttttataaaatttagatattttttatagttttaagtcttgaaatttagtttttttatattagggatcaaatattaatttttttattttttgataaatcaaatattatatttatgtattaaatttaatataatatgtcTTGTTGACATGACGTagataatgattttattttctttcaatcaaagtaaaatttaaataaataatttttgataattaagatattaaatttttatattttatctattaaaaattaaatattatatattttaattattgagaaatcgtatgtatttaaacttaaaaaatttctaacaAAAGTTTATTGCGTAACATTTGATAGttacaattaattttataatattttgaagtAAAATTTAAACTATATGAGTTTTAATGTTAACACAAAGGTggttaaaaaattagttattatttataaattatgattttaaattttattataattatttcatataatatttattataatattttaagacttactcaaattataatttttaaaaataacgtTTATTTTAAATCCactaaaattatgatatttatagataatatttattttaatattttattattcactagaattataatttttttcatagaactcttaattttttttaaatattgcaCTTATCATATTTATCGAGATCtccaaattattattttttatatatttttaatttaaaaaattattttatgtttttaattttttaataaattttttatctataacaTATCATATTTTGGTCTAATAGAATTATATTAATAGAGTGAATTATCAAAacatcatttatattttttgtttatcacTGAGATTTGATCTCACCACGTTATAagcataaaatatttaattttatcactttattgactttaatatttatatttaaaaaatataaaaattaaaccacAATTATCAATTTGGTATGATTGTGGATTTTCTTTTatggttaaaaaatatatttattaaaagcataaaaaataaaaaaatcccgCCGCCGTACCCAATGGCCAGCTAAACTCTCTCATAAAACCTAAATGGGGGATTGAATCAGGGCATGagaccaaaccaaaccaaacgcctctccctctctctctctctctcgctctctctttaAGCAACGAAAGATCTCTTAGGcgtttcaaattttgaaatcccCTCAATCGCGACACCGGCACACAAGGCTAGGGTTTCGTCGATCCCTCTGCGACCTCAATTCTACTGCGATTTTGTTCTCGTCGATGGCCGACGACGCTGTACATCCGGCTCCGCCGTCTTCGAATGCTGCTCCACTAGGTCACTATGTGATCCCGATCGTCAATAAGCTTCAGGACATCTTTGCGCAGCTCGGAAGCCAGTCGACGATCGACCTCCCGCAGGTGGCCGTCGTCGGCAGCCAGAGCAGCGGCAAATCGAGCGTCCTCGAGGCGCTGGTCGGCCGCGATTTTCTGCCCAGGGGTTCCGACGTCTGCACGCGGCGCCCGTTGGTGCTTCAGCTGTTGCAGACCAAGCGGAAGCCAGATGGCACGGAGGAGGAGTACGGGGAGTTCTTGCACGTGCCTGGGAAGAGATTTTACGACTTCCACGAAATCCGGAGGGAGATTCAGGTAGTACTTGTCTATGCTTTGCATTCTGTTGTTTCTCACCAACAATGAGGTTTATTCGAGTACAAGTCGGACGTTCGGGTATTTGGcgagcaaaagaaaaaaagagagaaagtggGAGGTTGGGAACCTGTTATTTATTggcaacaaaaagttgttttccTTCTCCGTAATTAGATAACTTCAATGAATGTAACTGATTTCAACTAGAAACGAACGCCAAAAATCACCAATCATACAGATTCACTGTTTTCAGAGTTTCCagaaatttttagttttgaaaaacaagaaaaaccataaccaaacagCGCCTACCCTTTGTATTAGTGTGATTGAGCTTATCTTGGTAGGTTTTGATTCGAGGATGTTTGGAAGGCTTCTAATACACAGACATTTATGATGTGATGGATGAGAAAACTTTGAAAAGGAACTATCCCTATTTTGTGAGGCTAGACGCTTTTATATGTGTTCACAATGTCTGAAATCAGAATATTTACTTCTGAAGAATGTGTCTAGTTGGTTGAATGTATTCTATACTTTGTGACTTCCAGAAAGTTGAGATGATAGTCATTTTGACATTCTCTAAAGAGTTGAGAATTCTGGCAACAATGTGCTGAGATCATTGTACTAGAAGAATTCAGTGTTCTGGTCTCTCAATGATTCAAAGTAGCGCTTACTTTTTTGCATTGTAACTGGTCTTATAATGTACCTTGAAATACTTTGGGAAACATGGCTATAAAGTTTTCTATGCAAAGCAAAATGTTTTGGAAGGAATGTCTCAATAACTAAGTAATGACTTTTGTACGTTGATTGGGTGGTTTTAGTGCTCCCCCGTACGGTTGGGAGTTTGGAAGATGATAACGAACCACATATCAAGTCTAAATCCCACCATATAAGGTTGGTCTAAAAAATTACAGcttgccaatcatttctatctatgaccTTATTTTCTGTAACTGTGAGGGTCTTATAACTcattccctcccccccccccccctgctGTGTTTTGAGAAGGTGTCATTTGTAGCCTATGTTTAGGTGCAAATGAGTTTGCGGTACTGATCTATggagaataacagtaacaatcacaagccttaatctcgcTAGTTGGGATTATcatatgaattctagatctccatGTATTATTAACTATGGTTATTTCTTCTATGGCCCAATTACATCCTATCTCATATCTTGAGGGTTTCGCACCAAATTTTTGTTAGTTTTCATCTCTGgattttgctacaaatttcatttcattcactcGTGTCTTAGATGCTTCTTTTGGTATTATTTCTACATGTCTAAACCACCTTAATTGTGCATGAATCCTGCGTCTAATTTTCTTCTTGCCTGTACTGCTCTTAGGACAGATGTTCATTAAGGACATGATGAAATCAAAACcattttttccttaaaattatgagaaaccaaaaccaaactgtaaaatcatatttttaaaatggtCAAAAGCTAAGATGTCTGCATAATTTGATCTAAACCGTTAAATCAGaccaaaataaattagttatttgGTTCAATTTAACAGTTTAGATAAAATTATGTACAATTTAGCTTTGACCATTTTTGAAGTGCCTTGGATTGTCCCAAGAATGTGAGCAAGGGAGGCTATTGCATTATTGGTGGGGAGCTAGAATGGGTAAGAGGAGAGAAAGGCTTGGTGGGCTGGAGATTTTTGCATATTTGGCTAGTCTAGTGTTGAGAAGAGTAGACAGAGCTTTTTGGGCAGTTAATTGTTTAGTTCAAAGAGTAAAAGTATAGTTGGTCTTCAGTAAACTTCAATCCAGCTAGGTCAGATttagattttatagaaaatatgaaaGCACATAGATTGTGTGGCTTTAGTGCTGATGTTTTTTAGCTACAGCTCATTTCTGTGTATGGGTTCCATCCgagttcattttcttttattacttGTTACACATAGAAGTGTGCACACACACAAAGAATAAAGATCAGACCATGCAATTGCAATGGTCTCCTAGTTTTGCACTAGCATTATGGCCGTTTTACTGCCATCGTACTACTACTGTGACATGACCAAAATTTTCTATCTCATTGCTCATCTCATTTCTTCAGAAATTAGTTCACTTTTCACTTGGAAAGTGCATTGGTTGTAAATTGATTAGTATTTGACAAATTATAGTCCATTAGATTGTTTGGATTCCTTTATATAGTCAATGTTGAGATAGGTCAAATGCAAGTAAATCATGGAATGTCTGTAATTTATAATTGAGTCGATTGGAAAATAACAATTGCTTCTGATTGCAGCTGCAAAAGAAAGGGGCGgccttgggggggggggggggggaatagaAATGCAAAGTATCATCATGAATTATTCTGAGTTGTTTCAAATTTTCATCAATATATTAAATAGATATTATCCTCAGAGAAACACTAATTGACTTCAATTTCATTTTACTATGCTGCTACTGTTTTATGATTGTTTTGAAGGTTCCACCACTAGTTAATATGAATAAAACTGGCAGCAAGTGGaggttgttttcttcctttagATGTATGGTTGCTATTTTATGTTAGTGACAGATTCTTTGATTGTCTCTCCTGTCTTCCAATGCACCCCCCCTCCAAAAatgaaggaaagagaaaaaaatcaacACATCTAAAGTCTCTCTTTTCAACTCTTAATTATCTGCATTCAATTTAGGCCGAGACAGAGAGAGAAGCAGGAGGAAACAAAGGTGTTTCTGACAAGCAGATTCGTTTGAAGATTTTTTCACCAAATGTTCTTGATATTACACTGGTGGATTTGCCTGGTATTACAAAGGTTCCTGTTGGAGACCAGCCTTCTGACATTGAAGCACGGATTAGAACAATGATAATGTCATATATTAAAGTACCAAGCTGCTTAATTTTAGCTGTTACACCAGCAAATGCTGACTTAGCAAATTCGGATGCTCTCCAGATAGCTGGAAATGCTGATCCTGATGGTGAGTTTGCTACCTATGTCTCTTTTATTCCAGATCAATTGAAGTGAACAATCTAAATACCACCATCCATGGTAGGAATGGATTTTGGTTCAGCACTATTGCTTATGATCTTCCCAATTTGCAGGTTATCGAACCATTGGTGTAATCACAAAGGTACACATAATGCATAAGAAGTTTTGATccatataaatcacaaacatgGTTGTTTTATTACTTGTATGAGCTATTTATTTATTGACTTTGGCTGCTCTAGTTGGATATTATGGACCGAGGTACAGATGCCCGCAATTTTTTGCTTGGAAAAGTGATTCCTCTCCGGCTTGGTTATGTAGGCGTTGTGAATCGTAGTCAGGAGGTAATCCTATAACTTAAGAAACAATTGAGAATTTTTAAATTGGCATTTGTCACAAGTACGCACATGTGTAGATCATATTAGTTTCTGAGGTTTTCATTTAATCTACCTCAACAACTtgtttgggtttttcttttcccttaacTTGCAAGGATAAATTTTACTgaataaaaataacacttttttTACAGTACTGTATTGAGGTTTATTAGTGAATAATTTTTACAGTAAAAATTCTGATTAATTGGATAAAATAGATCAGGTAGAAATTTTGTTAGCAAACCAAAGTCTTTTTAGTAGGTTGATTGTTCAAAGCAGAGGTATGTACTAATATTATACGTAAAGGTTCTCCCTTTTCCTTGGGACTTCTGAGCATGTTTCTGGGAACAATGTTGTGGTATGGTCTTCTTCTAGGCCTAAGTTTTCTGAAATGCTAAGCTTGACGAAATGGTGGTTTGAGATAGCAATTAAGTGAAAATTAGCTGAAAATGGTAGGTTCAATATATGATCAAAGGGAAGTGGTGGTTTTTCCTTGATGTTCATATCCTCCTATGTCCTCTGCTACACTATGCTCTGCTCTTCTTTATTAtctattcatttattttgtggtGATTCGTTTTAGTATCAGGATTTGCCCTTCAATTGGTATTGTTCTTATATCCACATCAGAAGCAAAGTAGCAGACATAATGCTACTGCATAAGTATTGAACTTCATGTTTAGGTAACTGTATGAAAGGTGGTACGTAACAGAGAGTGAAGAACAATAATGCCATTTAATAAGGGCAGTGAAGTGTACAATATCATTTGTGTGTTTGCTGTAATTGTGGTTTACTTTTCATGCATATTTTGAACATGAGATTCTGTATAACCATCAAATTAATTATGGCATCATGTTACTCATCTGGTGTCTTGATTTGATACAATAGTTCACATCTGATCTAATAGACTCTGGTTGTTGCATTAAACAGGACATCATGCTCAACCGGAGTATTAAGGATGCACTTGCTGCAGAGGAGAAGTTTTTCCGCAGTCGTCCAGTATGATCATActgtttttcaaatatttatatgtGTTGATCTATACCATAATCAAACTGTATTACCTGTACCTTTTGCTGTTGGTTAGGTGTATAGTGATCTTGCTGACCGCTGTGGCGTCCCCCAGTTGGCAAAGAAGTTGAACCAGGTACAGCCATCTGGTGCTTAGTTATAGTCGTTTCTCATCTGATATCCTCTGCCCTTTGGGTATGGAAGACTCATTATATTGGCATGTTGGCTTCAATGCATCTTACTCCTAAGATCTAACTCATGAACAAACTCAGTTTGgtttctactctctctctctctctccctctctctctgacACACAACCTTGTGCACAAACAAACACATGGTTGCAAGCAGTCTCGGGCTGATGGTCTACAAAGGCTTGTCTACTAATGTGTCTCTTTCAAAAACATGTGCGGGCACTCATAACACTTAACTCAAACACGTCCATAAACCAACCTCTTGTAGCCTGAGTTAGTGGTCCCTCGCTCTCTGCATTGCCTTGCCCTTTCCCTGCCCATTACCATTTTGATTAGGGTGATATATGCACACTCTTTTGTAAGAATGAAGTAATAACCAGATAAATAGGGATGAGTCACAAGAAATCAGGTAAATAGTAACTGAGTTAGATTCATATCTTTCATTTATACATACAGACATATGTAAATTTATAAGAGAAGAAATTGTTGAACTCATCCACAATAAGAAGAATGAAATATGGCACATTCGGCcagtctttctttttctccaacaCATACACGTatccacacacatatatagcaTTAATTGGAGGAAATATACAGCACATGTATCTTAAGTCAGACAATTGGCGATTATGGGGAAAGCCTCTAGGGGTGGATGACAAACTATCAAGCTATTGATGGCATAGAGGGTGTCCCAAGTGCACTAGGTTGAGGagtaaggggggggggggggtcatgTTTGTACGCAACCTTAGTCATGGGACTAGTTAATACTGAGAACATTATTACATCTATAAAGTAGTCATCAGTAATTAATATAAACTGCTGGTGTTTAAGTGATTTAATATATTATGCATGTGCTGTTTTCATTTCCCATGTTTCCTAATGTTGCCCTGCACCTCATTCTTAACATTACTGGATCCTTTCCCTACCCATTATACCATCTAAAATTCAGTGGCTTGGGGGCGGTCAGTGCAGGGAGACCTGATTTTCAGTTCAATTCCCATCCATTTTCCGCACATTGCCATCCAATCTGCTATGCATGCATTGTCCACATGCCCTAATTAATGGCTCTTAACCGTTTAAAGTAATTTGAGGTGGTTATCTGTTCTAGAGAAAAGTTGTTACTGTTTTCTTGCAGATTTTGGTACAACACATCAAGACACTGCTTCCTGGGTTGAAGTCACGCATAAGTGCTGCACTGGTATCTGTTGCAAAAGAGCATGCTAGCTATGGAGAAATCACTGAATCAAAGGCATGTCAAACTCTTTTTATCCAAATTTAGACTAGCTATGCTCAAAAGTTGATTCCTGGTTCCCATGTTAAATCGATTCCTATTATGGATGAGGGTTTTTATCTGTGAATCTAGGCATGTCTTATATTGTTTGTCAAATTATTTGCTAGATATGCTTCACATTGGTCCAAAGTTTATTAGTAAATCTTTACATTTGCTGCCTAGCATCTATGGAAATTGAGAACATCCTCGTATGGTGTTGCATGTATCAGTGAAACAGTGGAGTGACACATTTGCATAATGACTtcttttttgtagtgattttgTGGCAACATAATTAATCTCTTGTCATGTTGGTACCCAAAATTTTGGTTGTTGGCTTTTCAACATGACATTCATTTGTTTGTTCATATCCTTTTTGCTATTGCTTCTCTTTTCCTGATTAACAGGCTGGCATGGGGGCTCTTCTTCTGAACATTCTATCCAAGTACTCTGAAGGTAAAATGAGCATTACAACACGCATCTTGTCTTCTTTTGGGTCCACAAGtgttcatatttttcatttaaaacttatttattgTCAATTGTTGAGGCTTATTGATTGAATCATGAATTTGTTGTTGGAAACAGCATTTTCTTCAATGATAgaggggaaaaatgaagaaatgtcAACATCTGAGCTGTCTGGTGGTGCAAGGATTCATTATATTTTCCAGTCAATTTTTGTGAAGAGTTTGGAGGTGTGTGGAAATAAATTTTCATAGCTTATCTTCTTATATTGACATTGGATGCTTTATTCTTATAATGTATTTTTGATGATTACTTTCACTTCGTGGAATGAAATGCAAAAAGATTCATCCTTAGGTTGCTACATTGTGTGTACTCTCATAATTGCTGCTACCTGAGTCTCGCCTTTTACCTTATGACATTTCCATTAGCATTTGGGCAAGGTGGAAAATGACTCTTCCTTCTCTCCTTTCACCATTTGCAGCAAGTAAATACAATATTATAAACAGTGGATGACTCAATCATCTAAGGGGTTTTACCTGCATGAACTCTATTTTCTGAAAATAAGCTTGAATGTTGAATGTACTTTTTGAAGTACTTACATTGGGGATGAGACAGCTAGCTTTTCTTCTGTGTGATTGTGATCAATGCTGCAATATTTATTTGGATATAACACTGAAGTTGAGACTCATGGTAGTCCATCAAATCTTGAAAAGACATAATCTCTATTGTAGGAGGTGGATCCTTGTGAGGATTTAACTGATGATGACATCCGGACTGCCATTCAAAATGCAACTGGTCCTAGATCTGCTTTATTTGTACCAGAGGTGGGTTGTATAtatttcattaaataatttggAAGCTTCCTTCTATTGGCTGTGCGGTTCTGCTGTGGGTAGAAAATTCATGTTACTTTTATCCTTTTCATTTGTAGGTTCCATTTGAAGTTCTTATCAGAAGGCAAATAGCTCGTCTCTTAGACCCAAGCCTTCAATGTGCTAGGTTTATCTATGATGAGCTTATTAAAGTAAGGGAAATGTTAATGTCAACGACCTTACCTTGTCTAACATTATTAATTGCAACAACATACTGATTCTACTAGTTTCATTTTAGATGAGCCATCATTGTATGGTCAATGAATTACAGCGATTCCCTGTATTGAGAAAACGTATGGATGAGGTTACTGGGAACTTTTTGCGAGAAGGCCTCGAGCCCTCTGAGACAATGATTGGACACATTATTGAAATGGAGGTATGCAAGTTTGTTTTTTTCCTAGCACGTCCAGCTAGTTCCTGATGCATATACATGCTAGATTAAGTTACAAGTTCTTCCAGAACACTTTTGGCATCTACTCGAGAATATTTGACAGATCTGAAACTATTTCCCTAGATGTTGGTCGGAAGCAATCTAAAGCtagtattttgaaattaatgCCATGGCATTATAAAGAGCTCATGAATTTGTTATTGTTCTAATTACTATTGGTATTATCTTTTAAAATGTACCATCTAAATGAGTCACTTCCTATGAAACTGAGACCCCAAACATGACTCCAACTAAGCCTATTAATACAGGACCTGAACCAAAAGAAACAAGTGTAATCCGGATTACTCAAAACcaatatcaatattcaatattatttatcaaaaatcaGTCTTTCAATACCTCCTTCAAggattatttatagacaattaaTAGATGTAAACCTATTCTAACAAGAATTCCTTTTAACCAGGATTCCttggttttttaatctaatAAAGGTAATTctaatctaattaggattcttggacataaaagaaattaaaaaaaaactagaaaacaaattaaaataaagaaattaataaaataatattaatttatacttttatgcttaaaatatttttttcccaaattttttctctctatgaTCTTCATCACCTATCCTCTTCAAATTTTGTATTCAGaaaattgtaatattatgtTCCTGTACCCCATTCaatgtaaaataacaaattgTGCAATATGGTTACAAATCTGTATATGAGCTACAATAACAGTACTAGATATTTTTAGGCTACTAGCTTAAGATCACCAAGAACATGTGTATGTGTTTTTTGGACATTCTGcaaatgatatatgtatatgtatgcattatGTTTTGATtctatatatgcatgcatgggaTCATTAAGGTTTATCTCCCTTTAAGATATACTGTGGGAGCTTAGTCATGTTAATGTATGCTGTCATTTATCTAGTTGGCCATCAATATCCATTATTTGTTCATGTCAATTTATTGGGTTTAGGACTTACTAGTGTGATCATCTGTGGGACCAAATGTTCAGAATTTCCGGCAATGCATGTGCTTTTGGATGTCAACTTTTCAATGTTTATGAATTTTAAGTTTGCTTTGATGTTTTCTCAATGAGTTAGTGATTTGCAACAACCTCTAGACCATTGCAAGTTAATTCTGTGTTCCAGATGGATTACATAAACACTTCACACTCAAATTTTGTTGGTGGGAGTAAAGCTGTTGAGATGGCATTGCAACAGATCAAGTCAAGTAGGGTAGCTGCATCTGTTCCTAGGTCAAAGGTAAGTGTAAGGTGTCATTACCCGTTACTGTTCTATGTGCAGCACCTTCAACATTCCCTGTTCCGTGAAATTTGCATTAACTGCATCTTCTCTGTTAGGAAACACTGGATGCTGAAAAGCCACCAACATCTGAAAGAAGTCTTAAGTCTCGTGCTATTCTTGCCAGAACAACCAATGGAATTGTCCCTGAGCAGGTACCCTTTgtttttttgcttttgttttatgtgactatttttatttctaataacCAGTAAGATTATTTCTCGTGTTATTTCAGTAGATGTTTTCTGGTTGTCTAATTATTATTCTTgttatt
This window of the Diospyros lotus cultivar Yz01 chromosome 5, ASM1463336v1, whole genome shotgun sequence genome carries:
- the LOC127801961 gene encoding dynamin-related protein 3A-like; this translates as MADDAVHPAPPSSNAAPLGHYVIPIVNKLQDIFAQLGSQSTIDLPQVAVVGSQSSGKSSVLEALVGRDFLPRGSDVCTRRPLVLQLLQTKRKPDGTEEEYGEFLHVPGKRFYDFHEIRREIQAETEREAGGNKGVSDKQIRLKIFSPNVLDITLVDLPGITKVPVGDQPSDIEARIRTMIMSYIKVPSCLILAVTPANADLANSDALQIAGNADPDGYRTIGVITKLDIMDRGTDARNFLLGKVIPLRLGYVGVVNRSQEDIMLNRSIKDALAAEEKFFRSRPVYSDLADRCGVPQLAKKLNQILVQHIKTLLPGLKSRISAALVSVAKEHASYGEITESKAGMGALLLNILSKYSEAFSSMIEGKNEEMSTSELSGGARIHYIFQSIFVKSLEEVDPCEDLTDDDIRTAIQNATGPRSALFVPEVPFEVLIRRQIARLLDPSLQCARFIYDELIKMSHHCMVNELQRFPVLRKRMDEVTGNFLREGLEPSETMIGHIIEMEMDYINTSHSNFVGGSKAVEMALQQIKSSRVAASVPRSKETLDAEKPPTSERSLKSRAILARTTNGIVPEQGVRPPPDTEKTTASGLSSSSIWGISSIFGGNDNRPSVKENSINKSFNEPIQTMEHAFSVIHLREPPTILRPLESRSEQEAIEIEVTKLLLRSYYDIVRKNIEDSVPKAIMHFLVNHTKRELHNVFIKKLYRDNLFEEMLQEPDEVATKRKRTRETLRVLQQAFRTLDELPLEAETVERGYSLHNDPTGLPKIYGLPASSLYSTSTTSTESYGASRNPKSRSKSSHSGELQSSLYAAESNGGGRNSIPGFYPTVDL